The DNA region ACCTTTTTGATATTTCCCTCTGTTAAAGAATCAAAAACAATAATAGGAAGTCTATTTTCTCTACATAATGAAATTGCAGTTGCATCCATTACTTTTAAATTTTTATTTAAAACCTCTGTATAAGTTACAGTTTCATATTTTACTGCATCTGAATATTTTACAGGATCTTTATCATATATTCCATCAACTTTAGTAGCCTTTAATACAACTTCTGTATTCATCTCAATTGCTCTTAATGCTGCAGCTGTATCAGTTGTAAAATATGGATTTCCTGTTCCTGCTCCAAATATAACTACTCTACCTTTTTCAAGGTGTCTTTGAGCTCTTCTCTTTATAAATGGTTCAGCTATTTTAGGCATTTCTATAGCTGTAAGTACTCTTGTTTGTACTCCTAACTTTTCTATAGAGTTTTGAAGAGCAAGAGAGTTAATTACAGTAGCTAACATTCCCATGTGATCTCCTGTTACTCTATCTACCCCTTGAGTTGCTCCAGATAGTCCTCTGAAAATATTTCCTCCACCTATAACTACTGAAACTTCTACTCCTAAGTCGGCTATTTCTTTTATTTGTCTAGCATATGATGCTATTACATCTGATGAAATTCCAAATTCTTGCTCTCCCATTAGAGCTTCTCCACTAAGTTTTAATAGAACTCTTTTATAAAATGGCTTCTCCATAGCTCCTCCTAATTTTAATTTTTAAAAAAATAGGGATGCGGTTGCATCCCCATTATGCTGTTATCTATTATCCTCTGATTTGAGCTGCAACTTCTTCTGCGAAGTTCTCTTCTTTTTTCTCGATTCCATCTCCAACTTTATATCTTGCGAAAGATACTACTGTTGAAGGTGCTGCGAATTGAGCAACAGTTTCTTTATTTTCTGCTCTTACATAGATTTGGTCTACTAAACAGTTTTCTTCATAGAATTTGTTCATTTTTCCAACTAGTATTTTTTCAATTATTTGAGCTGGTTTTCCTTCAGCTTCTAATTGTTTTCTAGCTATTTCTTTTTCATGCTCTAAGTCAGCAGTTGTAACTTGAGTTTCATTTAAGTATTTAGGATCCATTGCTGCTACGTGCATAGCTATATCTCTAGCTTTAGCTATGTTTGCTTCAGTAGCCTCTCCAGTTAATTCAACTATAACTCCTAGTTTTCCTCCTAAGTGGCTATAAGTTGCTACGAAACCATCTTTAGATTCAGTTTCGTGGATTCTTCTGATGTTCATGTTTTCTCCGATTTTAGCTATTAAATCAGTTACTGCTTGAGCAACAGTTTTTCCTGGTTCTATTTCAGCTTCATTTAAAGCTTCAACAGTTTTTACATTATTTGCAATAGCAATTTCAGCTAATTTCTTTCCGAAATCTTTAAACTCTACGTTTTTAGCAACGAAGTCAGTTTCAGAGTTGAACTCGATTAATACAGCTCTTTTGTTATCTGCTGATACAGCATCAAAAATTAATCCTTCAGCCGCTATTCTTCCAGCTTTCTTAACTGCTTTAGCAATTCCTTTCTCTCTTAAGTAGTCAATTGCTTTTTCCATATCTCCATTATTTTCCATTAGTGCCTTTTTACAATCCATCATTCCAGCACCAGTTCTTTCTCTTAGTTCTTTTACTAAACCAGCTGTTATTTCTGCCATTTTTTCCTCCTAATAAAATTTTATTTTATTAATTTATGCTCAACGAAATTAGATGAGTAAAAATTACTCAGCTACTACTTCTTCCTCTACTACAACTTCTTCTTCAGTAGCAGGAACTTCTACTACTTCTTTACCTTGGTTTCCTTCAATGATTGCGTTAGCCATTACAGATGAGATTAATTTTACAGATCTGATAGCATCATCGTTTGCAGGAATTGGATAAGTTATTAAATCTGGATCTACGTTTGTATCGATCATTGCAAATACAGGAATTCCTAAGTCAGAAGCTTCTTTTATAGCTAGAGTTTCTTTTTTACAATCTACGATAAATACAGCTGCAGGAATTTCTTTCATATCTTTAATTCCGCAAAGGTTTTTAGATAATTTTGCTAATTCTTTTCTGAAGTTAGCTGCTTCTTTTTTAGTGTAAGCAGTATCTAAAGTTCCATCTGCTTCCATTTGCTCTAACTCTTTTAATCTTTCAACTCTTGTTTTGATAGTAGAGAAGTTAGTTAACATTCCTCCTAACCATCTGTTGTTTACATAGTACATTCCTGATCTTTCAGCTTGCTCTTTTACAGCTTCTTGAGCTTGTTTTTTAGTTCCTACGAATAGAACTTTTCCACCTTGCTCAGCTATTTCTCTCATTACTGCATAAGCTTCTTCGATTTTCTTTAAAGATTTGTGTAAATCGATTACGTGGATTCCATTTCTTTCTGTGAAGATGTACTTAGCCATTTTTGGGTTCCATCTTTTTGCTTGGTGTCCAAAGTGAACTCCAGCTTCTAATAATTGTTTCATTGTTATTACTGCCATTTTTTCCTCCTAATAGTCTTTTGGTTTTTCTTCCATCAGTCTCAAAACTAAGCAATTTTCATTGAAAACACCCGGCTTAGAAATAACTGATGTGTGTATTTCACAACGGTTTATTTTATCATATTTTTTAAAAAATGTCAATATTTTCAATGGATAGTTATACATTTTCTTCTAAAAAATGGTATAATAAAGTTAGAAAAAATATTTTAGGAGGATTTTATGAGAGCTTTACTATTAGTAGATTTACAAAATGATTTTTGCAAAAATGGTGCACTAGAAGTAAAAGATGGGGATTTGGTAATTCCAGTTGCTAATTCTTTAATAAAAAAATTTAAAGAAAATGATGATTTAATAATTGCAACTAAAGATTGGCATCCAATTACACACAAGAGCTTTGCTAGTAATTCAAATGGTAAAATTGGAGATATTGGAGAACTTGCTGGTTTACCTCAAGTTTGGTGGCCTAATCATTGTGTACAAAATAGTTTTGGAAGTGAATTTCATCCAGAATTAAATTCAAAAGATATTAAATTAACTATTTATAAAGGAACTGACATTGATATTGATTCCTACAGTGCATTTTTTGATAATGGAAAACGTAAAAAAACAAATCTTGATCAAATTTTAAAAGATAGTGATATAGATACCCTATATATTTTAGGATTAGCTACTGATTATTGTATAAAATTTACTGTACTTGATGCTTTGGAATTAGGATATAAAGTATATTTA from Candidatus Fusobacterium pullicola includes:
- the pyrH gene encoding UMP kinase gives rise to the protein MEKPFYKRVLLKLSGEALMGEQEFGISSDVIASYARQIKEIADLGVEVSVVIGGGNIFRGLSGATQGVDRVTGDHMGMLATVINSLALQNSIEKLGVQTRVLTAIEMPKIAEPFIKRRAQRHLEKGRVVIFGAGTGNPYFTTDTAAALRAIEMNTEVVLKATKVDGIYDKDPVKYSDAVKYETVTYTEVLNKNLKVMDATAISLCRENRLPIIVFDSLTEGNIKKVIMGEKIGTTVIAD
- the tsf gene encoding translation elongation factor Ts, translated to MAEITAGLVKELRERTGAGMMDCKKALMENNGDMEKAIDYLREKGIAKAVKKAGRIAAEGLIFDAVSADNKRAVLIEFNSETDFVAKNVEFKDFGKKLAEIAIANNVKTVEALNEAEIEPGKTVAQAVTDLIAKIGENMNIRRIHETESKDGFVATYSHLGGKLGVIVELTGEATEANIAKARDIAMHVAAMDPKYLNETQVTTADLEHEKEIARKQLEAEGKPAQIIEKILVGKMNKFYEENCLVDQIYVRAENKETVAQFAAPSTVVSFARYKVGDGIEKKEENFAEEVAAQIRG
- the rpsB gene encoding 30S ribosomal protein S2; the protein is MAVITMKQLLEAGVHFGHQAKRWNPKMAKYIFTERNGIHVIDLHKSLKKIEEAYAVMREIAEQGGKVLFVGTKKQAQEAVKEQAERSGMYYVNNRWLGGMLTNFSTIKTRVERLKELEQMEADGTLDTAYTKKEAANFRKELAKLSKNLCGIKDMKEIPAAVFIVDCKKETLAIKEASDLGIPVFAMIDTNVDPDLITYPIPANDDAIRSVKLISSVMANAIIEGNQGKEVVEVPATEEEVVVEEEVVAE
- the pncA gene encoding bifunctional nicotinamidase/pyrazinamidase: MRALLLVDLQNDFCKNGALEVKDGDLVIPVANSLIKKFKENDDLIIATKDWHPITHKSFASNSNGKIGDIGELAGLPQVWWPNHCVQNSFGSEFHPELNSKDIKLTIYKGTDIDIDSYSAFFDNGKRKKTNLDQILKDSDIDTLYILGLATDYCIKFTVLDALELGYKVYLVEDGCKGVNLTPNSSNEAIKEMQERGAIILKSFNILK